One genomic window of Boudabousia tangfeifanii includes the following:
- a CDS encoding glycosyltransferase family protein: MRIEKGLLKKTSTLHDLTTNHQLLGPDFVRTLGPWPTETTEGARRPLKVGVIMDAFTTSCFAPEWEQVALGPNTWPEQLETEKLDFVLIESAWHGNNDQWRYGLSGKPWEKLRNLLAACHERQIPTVFWNKEDPAHYDDFIETARLFDHVFTTDSNCIPRYQTDLGHNRVYPLPFAAQPQIHNPVRPEKGYASRDIAFAGTYFTHKFPERRAQMDILLGGADDVSAKMDTGLEIYSREMGTGDPRYQFPEPLDKRVIGSVDYQRMLSAYRAYKVFLNVNSVTDSPSMCARRIFEILACNTSVVSTPSAAIRNFFPETELAVVNDRDEAGTMLRALVGSPLLRDRMNHLAARRIWNEHTYSHRAETILTTIGLQTAPTPRPTASAIVSTIRPQQIDHILKTVADMNGIDGLPVQLCLLTHGFEAPNDLEARARDLGLENTIILTGDPNNSLGTCLNQLIEAADGTYIAKIDDDDWYGPHYLTDQIHALNYSGAQIVGKQAHYNYLESLDATALISPEREHRYTHFLAGPTLVTTRETALAHPFENRTTGEDTAFLTNIGNAGGRIYSTDRFNFLRRRSTHNHTWKINDTDFLKYSTIVDFDLPKGTIFF; this comes from the coding sequence TTGCGTATTGAAAAAGGACTACTTAAAAAAACTTCTACGCTTCATGACCTCACCACCAATCATCAGCTGCTTGGCCCCGATTTTGTGCGTACGCTTGGTCCTTGGCCGACTGAAACAACCGAGGGCGCTCGTCGCCCGCTGAAGGTTGGGGTGATCATGGATGCGTTTACAACTTCTTGTTTTGCGCCCGAATGGGAGCAGGTCGCCCTCGGCCCAAATACTTGGCCGGAACAGTTAGAAACCGAAAAACTGGACTTTGTGCTAATTGAGTCGGCTTGGCACGGCAATAATGACCAGTGGCGGTATGGCCTATCGGGCAAACCCTGGGAAAAACTCCGCAACCTGTTAGCTGCCTGCCACGAGCGGCAGATTCCGACCGTGTTTTGGAATAAGGAAGATCCCGCCCACTACGACGATTTCATTGAAACCGCCCGCCTGTTCGATCACGTTTTTACTACCGATTCGAACTGTATCCCCCGCTACCAGACCGACCTCGGGCACAACCGAGTCTACCCGTTACCGTTTGCGGCACAGCCACAAATTCACAATCCCGTACGCCCCGAAAAAGGCTACGCCTCACGTGATATTGCCTTCGCCGGCACCTATTTCACCCACAAGTTCCCCGAGCGCCGCGCCCAAATGGACATTCTCCTTGGCGGTGCCGATGACGTGTCCGCCAAAATGGACACCGGCCTGGAAATCTACTCGCGAGAAATGGGCACTGGCGACCCGCGCTACCAATTCCCCGAACCACTCGATAAGCGAGTCATCGGCTCAGTGGACTACCAGCGCATGCTCAGCGCCTACCGCGCCTACAAGGTCTTCCTCAACGTCAACTCGGTCACCGACTCCCCCTCCATGTGCGCCCGTCGCATCTTCGAAATCCTCGCATGCAACACCAGCGTAGTCTCCACCCCCTCCGCAGCCATTCGAAACTTCTTCCCCGAAACCGAACTCGCAGTCGTAAACGACCGCGACGAAGCCGGCACCATGCTGCGCGCCCTGGTCGGCTCACCCCTACTACGCGACCGCATGAACCACCTAGCCGCCAGGCGCATCTGGAACGAGCACACCTACTCCCACCGCGCCGAAACCATCCTAACCACCATCGGCCTACAAACCGCTCCCACCCCAAGGCCCACCGCCAGCGCAATCGTCTCTACCATCCGCCCCCAGCAAATCGACCACATCCTCAAAACCGTGGCCGACATGAACGGCATCGATGGCCTCCCAGTACAACTGTGCCTACTCACCCACGGCTTTGAAGCCCCCAACGACCTCGAAGCCCGCGCACGCGACCTCGGCCTAGAAAACACCATCATCCTCACCGGCGACCCCAACAACAGCCTTGGCACCTGCCTCAACCAGCTCATCGAAGCAGCCGACGGCACCTACATCGCCAAAATCGACGACGACGACTGGTACGGCCCCCACTACCTAACCGACCAAATCCACGCCCTAAACTACTCCGGCGCCCAAATCGTAGGAAAACAAGCCCACTACAACTACCTCGAATCACTCGACGCCACCGCCCTAATCAGCCCCGAGCGCGAACACCGCTACACCCACTTCCTCGCCGGCCCCACCCTAGTAACCACCCGCGAAACCGCCCTCGCCCACCCCTTCGAAAACCGCACCACCGGCGAAGACACCGCCTTCCTAACCAACATCGGCAACGCCGGCGGACGCATCTACTCCACCGACCGCTTCAACTTCCTCCGCCGCCGCTCCACCCACAACCACACCTGGAAGATAAACGACACAGATTTTCTTAAATATTCAACAATCGTAGATTTCGACCTCCCAAAGGGTACAATATTCTTTTAA
- a CDS encoding DUF6270 domain-containing protein: MNNKNLFIYGSCVSRDMAEIAKPFGWNVLKYIARQSLISAFSQVDLESLTIAFPESHFQQRALKEDIRSSLVESLNQSLEEIDYLIWDLADERLGVFGLHPSGYITRSYEMLELNGMDFVPEKGRLIDFGTDEHFNLWCNALEKFNDFLNSKNLLEKTILWYVPWAFDNIDGTPAPQSFRLNTVKINLAYVRYYQQVIDTTSIRVISPPDELVLADPNHKWGPAPFHYQNAVYESLIEQL; encoded by the coding sequence GTGAATAACAAAAATCTTTTCATCTACGGATCATGCGTTTCACGGGATATGGCAGAAATTGCGAAACCATTTGGGTGGAATGTACTAAAGTACATCGCTCGACAATCACTGATAAGTGCCTTCTCTCAAGTTGATTTAGAATCCTTGACTATAGCTTTTCCAGAAAGCCACTTTCAACAAAGAGCGTTGAAAGAAGACATAAGGTCATCGCTTGTTGAAAGTTTGAACCAAAGCTTAGAAGAAATCGATTACCTGATTTGGGATTTAGCCGATGAAAGACTTGGAGTATTCGGTCTTCATCCAAGTGGCTATATAACTCGTTCATACGAAATGCTTGAGCTAAATGGCATGGACTTCGTCCCTGAAAAAGGACGACTAATCGATTTCGGAACCGATGAACACTTCAATCTTTGGTGTAACGCGCTTGAAAAATTCAACGATTTTCTAAATTCTAAAAACTTACTCGAAAAAACGATACTTTGGTATGTGCCATGGGCGTTCGACAACATTGATGGTACCCCTGCTCCACAAAGTTTCAGGCTCAATACCGTGAAGATCAATCTTGCTTACGTTAGATACTACCAACAAGTTATAGATACAACTAGCATACGAGTTATTTCGCCCCCTGATGAACTAGTTTTAGCCGATCCTAACCACAAATGGGGGCCAGCCCCTTTCCATTATCAAAATGCCGTTTATGAAAGCTTAATAGAACAACTATAA
- a CDS encoding YqiA/YcfP family alpha/beta fold hydrolase, giving the protein MIEYRINRKREIDKTNNVTWFYHDFSSFLSSDIKSGINTIFDNGVPIDFFLDLKKSNVLIVVFHGAVLDENIHLPWLSGTNISYGLDASRLSISDPSLYLAPDIKVGWFIGNKHQQNLQNTIVRLIRKIANDSGIERIVFIGGSAGGYASLYFSSFFPGSYAVVYNPQISIENHRYSMVREYLIKCWDGREIYQIVDSENPPCFDISSRYQEDRSNHVLYFQNNDDFHLNLHRDSFEYDEGNDIKFFIGNWGDGHAPLPKDALKRILIMLLKSFESEDTDLSTAISNLISNL; this is encoded by the coding sequence ATGATCGAATATAGAATAAATAGAAAACGAGAAATTGATAAAACTAATAATGTAACTTGGTTTTATCATGATTTTTCTTCGTTTCTGTCTTCTGACATAAAAAGTGGCATTAACACGATATTCGATAATGGTGTGCCAATAGATTTTTTCTTAGATTTGAAAAAATCAAATGTACTAATAGTTGTATTTCACGGGGCAGTACTTGATGAAAATATTCACCTTCCTTGGCTCTCTGGTACGAATATTTCATATGGTTTAGACGCTTCGCGATTATCTATTTCTGATCCGAGTTTATACCTTGCTCCTGATATTAAAGTAGGATGGTTTATTGGTAATAAACACCAGCAGAATTTGCAAAATACTATCGTTAGGTTAATTCGAAAGATAGCAAATGATTCTGGCATAGAGCGGATAGTATTTATAGGTGGATCTGCCGGCGGTTACGCGTCTTTATATTTTTCGTCTTTTTTCCCAGGATCTTATGCTGTTGTTTATAATCCGCAAATTTCGATTGAAAACCATCGTTATTCTATGGTTAGAGAATATCTAATAAAGTGTTGGGATGGACGAGAAATTTACCAAATAGTCGATTCAGAGAATCCACCATGCTTTGATATATCATCCAGATATCAGGAAGATCGAAGTAACCATGTTCTTTATTTTCAGAATAATGATGACTTCCACCTTAATTTGCATCGTGATAGCTTTGAATATGATGAGGGAAACGATATCAAATTTTTTATTGGTAACTGGGGCGATGGGCATGCACCTCTGCCGAAAGATGCACTTAAGCGTATTCTAATAATGTTGCTCAAGAGTTTTGAATCAGAAGATACTGATTTATCGACGGCAATTAGTAATTTGATTTCAAATTTATAA
- a CDS encoding bifunctional glycosyltransferase/CDP-glycerol:glycerophosphate glycerophosphotransferase yields the protein MSSNHYLFSVLIATYNVSDYIKAFLKSLEWQSIAPSKVQYIFVDDCSPDDSGEIARKWCEKHDNAVYVKSSQNAGPANARNLGLEVATGKWITAADPDDILDRDYFANVERILHQADNLDDIAMVSTRVLVLNDETGVFKDNHPLGFKFRNGDRLVSLVEDPYAIQLGATAFMRRDRIEELGLRYRTDIKPTFEDAHLLSLYLLSFDEPVMALASSALYYYRKRSNNSSLVQSGWARREKYTTLFENGYLDLTKHALEQKDKLPDWVIALLLYELVWYFQEEMAMRSKTAWVSEDPELKARFLNNVAQIFALIPPKKLLEFKIQNVRWVVRESLFMYYYGERFGGARLYEWGASKTARSYTLMMKDFDCNELAFFVDGRQVHPEMSVCSRYFFGERFAFEVSFDLPLGETAIFYRGRMVSKLQVTVRKPVRVLSEKHFLQGQAALSQGRRDLDVKKKIRREVKSLTTRTSMSQLAWQRARAQMALKLKPSKIDDHEGLIRNRVRALAASEKFQEKYAGCWLVMDRPMSASDNGEHLYRYLLNERPDINAYFILDPTAAAWPRLAAEGFKLLAFGSDEAMAAFLVAKAMLSSDAIEACMYPAPRRIFKHSVPFFFLQHGITGNDISRWLNDKRFSGFICGAKAEYDYLSSVDSPFTFKNDVLVNLGFARFDALPDATGHDLSSKPLLIMPTWRGNLTDELKQITDPSLRRTYFTNTEFYRKWHELLSSPKLRTITHNKAGGIIFVLHPNLAQFKDILSLPEGTVIADLSKDDFQEILLNSCALLTDYSSTAFDAAYTGRAIFYYRFDEDTIFSGENNFRRGWYEPEENGLGPVALNPNQMLDLLDKCANRRWQPDLRYRKRRRRFFGQIDNHNSQRIVEFVEKQLP from the coding sequence AAAAACATGATAATGCAGTCTATGTGAAATCGTCGCAAAACGCTGGCCCCGCCAACGCTAGAAATCTTGGTTTGGAAGTGGCCACCGGTAAATGGATCACCGCCGCGGATCCTGATGACATTCTTGACCGAGACTACTTCGCAAATGTGGAGAGGATTCTTCATCAGGCGGACAACCTTGATGATATTGCCATGGTGTCGACACGAGTGCTGGTGTTGAATGACGAAACTGGGGTATTTAAAGACAACCATCCATTAGGATTCAAGTTCCGCAATGGTGATCGCCTAGTTTCGCTCGTTGAAGATCCCTATGCGATCCAGCTTGGAGCCACCGCTTTTATGCGCCGAGACCGGATTGAAGAACTCGGCTTGCGTTATCGCACTGACATTAAACCCACTTTCGAGGACGCACACCTGCTTTCACTTTACCTTTTGTCATTTGATGAACCGGTAATGGCTTTAGCGTCCTCGGCCCTTTACTACTACCGTAAGCGATCAAATAATTCGTCGCTGGTGCAGTCAGGTTGGGCAAGGCGAGAAAAATACACGACCCTGTTTGAAAACGGCTATTTAGACTTAACCAAGCATGCCCTGGAGCAAAAAGACAAGCTTCCTGATTGGGTGATTGCCCTTCTACTCTACGAACTTGTTTGGTATTTCCAAGAAGAAATGGCTATGCGTTCCAAAACAGCCTGGGTCAGCGAAGATCCTGAACTTAAGGCACGCTTTTTGAATAACGTTGCCCAGATTTTTGCGCTGATTCCACCGAAAAAACTTCTGGAGTTTAAGATTCAGAATGTTCGTTGGGTGGTTCGTGAATCTCTGTTTATGTACTACTACGGGGAACGTTTTGGGGGTGCCCGGTTATACGAGTGGGGTGCTTCGAAAACTGCGAGAAGCTATACCTTGATGATGAAGGATTTCGACTGTAACGAGTTGGCGTTCTTCGTTGATGGAAGGCAAGTCCATCCGGAGATGAGTGTCTGTTCTCGGTACTTCTTTGGGGAGCGTTTTGCTTTTGAAGTAAGCTTCGACTTGCCGCTTGGCGAGACCGCCATTTTCTATCGAGGACGAATGGTGTCCAAATTGCAGGTTACAGTTCGCAAACCCGTGAGAGTCCTCAGCGAAAAACACTTCCTCCAAGGTCAAGCAGCACTTTCCCAAGGTCGTCGCGATCTAGACGTAAAGAAGAAAATCCGCCGGGAAGTTAAATCTTTAACTACTCGAACTTCAATGAGCCAACTGGCATGGCAACGTGCTCGTGCACAAATGGCGCTAAAGCTCAAACCTTCAAAAATTGATGATCACGAAGGCTTAATTCGGAACCGTGTTCGGGCCTTAGCTGCTTCTGAAAAATTTCAAGAAAAGTATGCTGGCTGCTGGTTGGTTATGGATCGGCCCATGTCCGCTTCTGATAATGGTGAGCATCTATACAGGTATTTGTTGAACGAGCGTCCAGACATCAACGCCTACTTTATTTTGGACCCAACAGCTGCAGCATGGCCGAGGCTGGCAGCAGAAGGCTTTAAACTGTTGGCGTTTGGTAGTGATGAGGCCATGGCCGCATTCTTGGTAGCTAAAGCGATGCTGTCATCCGACGCGATTGAAGCTTGCATGTATCCAGCTCCACGAAGAATTTTCAAGCATTCAGTGCCCTTCTTCTTTTTACAACACGGCATCACCGGTAATGATATTTCCCGCTGGCTTAACGATAAGCGTTTTTCTGGTTTCATCTGTGGAGCTAAAGCTGAATACGACTATCTGTCCTCGGTCGATAGCCCGTTTACTTTCAAGAACGATGTACTGGTCAATCTGGGATTTGCCCGTTTTGATGCGCTACCTGATGCAACTGGACATGACTTGAGCAGCAAACCATTGCTAATAATGCCCACCTGGCGAGGTAATCTAACTGACGAGCTTAAACAGATTACTGACCCTAGTCTTCGGCGAACATACTTTACTAACACCGAGTTTTATCGTAAGTGGCACGAGCTATTGTCTTCTCCCAAGCTCCGCACGATTACTCATAATAAGGCAGGCGGCATTATCTTCGTGCTGCATCCAAACCTGGCACAGTTCAAGGATATACTTTCCCTACCCGAGGGTACAGTGATAGCTGACCTGAGTAAGGATGACTTCCAAGAGATCTTATTAAATTCGTGCGCACTATTAACTGACTACTCGTCTACTGCTTTTGACGCCGCATATACGGGACGAGCTATTTTCTATTACCGTTTTGATGAAGACACGATTTTTAGTGGAGAAAATAATTTCCGCCGAGGATGGTACGAACCAGAAGAAAATGGTCTTGGTCCAGTTGCTTTGAATCCAAATCAAATGCTCGATTTGTTAGATAAATGCGCCAACCGCCGTTGGCAGCCAGATTTACGTTATCGCAAGCGTCGTCGCCGCTTCTTTGGGCAGATTGATAACCATAATTCTCAACGAATCGTCGAATTCGTGGAAAAACAGTTGCCATAA
- a CDS encoding bifunctional glycosyltransferase/CDP-glycerol:glycerophosphate glycerophosphotransferase, translating to MKPGFTIIIAAHNAVETILDAIRSVEYQRANKLSIKVIVVDSHSTDRTIDFVAKSFPKVKILSSPTGGPGEARNVALDYLQQNPDSQTEWLTFLDADDWLDPLYFSTIEKHLEVVSRTSIDNFAALVTQIYRVESDGKINNNHPLRYRFQNGSRIVDLKDEPAAFQSSVATTVFRTKHLMGEKSPRFTAGLRYAEDADFMVRYFQVAGTNIILIEGAKYFYRVGQFSSLSKDAWCDPEKYVKPFELAFIKWIEHYRMAEQHIPRWIQWMLLYEIHWYLEADREFLHPSSQLSMDIRKKCGDYLVRLAEVIDDEEILNFSAVRMGIDRRLAILAQKYRFMNSHFLGSQVISFRARAGSEWRRCIWYWIGQKPPTVRISGEKPEKSWEKITTHSFFESFIVRQSTTWRKDPLPQIIELEDREQRTVPLDSYYGLPSQPRNIGERLEISTETKINKLGAYILREALIQKHPKEKIFYKVVLRAIERVVDNTGRKAKGIYSRIKKLVPNKSLFVNCLNNHVEQIHAGSWLLMDRNHHANENAEVFYRFLKDEGQEIIFALSPESSDWKRLESDGFNLVPTYSVDYWDLVHSAPVICLSDMSDPAWMWAINSPRPGSGNKIIPLADQQKIVFLQHGILRNDLSRLLNPKRIDLMLTTDQAEFDAIVSDGSPYNLTGKEVVLTGMPRHDRLFELASRVKQSERNIILFAPTWNEALREFFSTSASANVEQFDSTKNANRFFGFDECLFLAQKLSHYLENNKEFDIKFFIHPVLPPRVRKYVENFGLACVDTNDLPKTLASSVAVVTDRSSVSDEAVLLGIKVVLVENDERRVFEELAEYLTCYDDISIDNNRRYYERKYKSCRAIYEKILFVE from the coding sequence ATGAAACCTGGTTTTACTATCATTATTGCAGCACATAACGCTGTAGAGACTATTCTGGATGCCATTCGTTCAGTTGAATACCAGAGGGCGAATAAGCTATCTATAAAAGTGATAGTAGTCGATAGTCATTCGACTGATCGAACGATTGATTTTGTCGCCAAGAGCTTTCCCAAAGTAAAAATTTTGAGTTCACCCACCGGTGGACCTGGGGAAGCTCGTAATGTTGCTTTGGATTATTTACAACAAAATCCGGATTCTCAAACGGAGTGGTTAACTTTTTTAGATGCTGATGACTGGCTTGACCCTCTATATTTTTCTACAATTGAGAAACATCTTGAGGTTGTTAGTAGAACTTCAATAGATAATTTTGCCGCTTTGGTAACTCAAATATATAGAGTCGAGTCTGACGGGAAGATCAATAATAACCACCCGTTACGATATAGATTTCAAAACGGCTCTAGGATTGTCGATTTGAAAGATGAGCCGGCAGCATTTCAATCTTCAGTTGCAACTACAGTTTTTCGTACAAAACATTTGATGGGGGAGAAATCACCAAGATTTACAGCCGGGCTCCGCTACGCGGAAGACGCTGATTTTATGGTGAGGTATTTTCAAGTAGCTGGAACAAATATAATTTTAATTGAAGGGGCAAAATACTTTTATCGAGTTGGGCAGTTCTCCTCTCTATCCAAAGATGCTTGGTGCGATCCAGAAAAATATGTTAAACCTTTCGAGCTCGCATTTATTAAATGGATCGAGCATTATCGAATGGCAGAACAGCATATTCCCAGATGGATTCAGTGGATGCTCTTGTATGAAATTCATTGGTATCTAGAAGCTGATCGGGAGTTTTTACATCCCAGTAGCCAGCTTTCGATGGATATACGAAAAAAATGTGGCGATTATTTAGTGCGGCTTGCTGAAGTAATAGACGATGAAGAGATACTAAATTTTAGTGCGGTCAGAATGGGAATTGATAGACGTTTGGCCATACTTGCTCAAAAGTATCGATTTATGAATAGTCATTTTCTTGGTTCGCAAGTGATCTCATTTCGGGCGAGAGCAGGAAGTGAATGGCGGCGTTGCATTTGGTATTGGATTGGTCAAAAACCGCCAACGGTCAGAATTAGTGGTGAAAAGCCCGAAAAATCCTGGGAAAAGATTACGACTCATAGCTTTTTCGAGAGTTTTATAGTTCGTCAGAGCACTACTTGGAGAAAGGATCCATTACCCCAAATAATAGAGCTTGAAGATAGAGAACAAAGAACTGTTCCGCTAGATTCGTATTATGGACTGCCTAGCCAACCGAGGAATATAGGGGAAAGGCTGGAAATTTCCACGGAAACAAAAATAAACAAACTCGGTGCCTATATTCTCAGAGAGGCATTGATACAAAAGCATCCGAAGGAAAAAATTTTTTATAAAGTCGTCCTGAGAGCTATAGAGCGAGTAGTCGATAATACTGGACGAAAAGCTAAAGGAATATATTCTCGAATTAAAAAACTAGTTCCTAATAAGAGCTTATTCGTGAATTGTCTGAATAATCATGTGGAACAGATTCATGCTGGCTCATGGCTACTGATGGATAGAAATCATCATGCAAATGAAAATGCGGAAGTTTTTTATCGCTTCTTGAAAGACGAAGGCCAAGAAATCATATTTGCTCTTTCGCCTGAGAGTAGTGATTGGAAACGATTAGAAAGTGACGGATTTAATCTAGTTCCGACTTATTCTGTTGATTATTGGGATTTGGTGCATTCTGCTCCCGTTATTTGTTTATCAGATATGAGTGATCCAGCATGGATGTGGGCGATAAACAGCCCCAGACCAGGTTCTGGGAACAAAATTATTCCCTTGGCAGACCAACAGAAAATTGTTTTTTTACAACACGGAATTTTAAGGAACGACCTATCTAGACTCTTAAATCCGAAACGTATTGATCTGATGTTAACCACAGATCAAGCAGAATTTGATGCGATTGTGTCAGATGGCTCTCCATACAATTTAACGGGAAAAGAAGTAGTCCTAACTGGAATGCCAAGGCACGACAGACTGTTCGAACTTGCTAGCCGTGTGAAGCAGAGTGAGCGCAATATTATTCTTTTTGCTCCAACTTGGAATGAAGCCCTAAGAGAGTTTTTTTCAACTAGCGCCTCTGCTAATGTTGAGCAATTTGACTCTACTAAGAATGCTAATAGATTTTTTGGATTTGATGAGTGCTTGTTTTTGGCGCAAAAACTATCTCATTATTTAGAAAACAATAAAGAGTTTGATATTAAATTTTTTATTCATCCCGTATTGCCTCCGAGGGTCAGGAAATACGTTGAGAATTTTGGTTTAGCTTGTGTCGATACTAACGATCTGCCTAAAACTCTTGCAAGCTCAGTAGCTGTAGTTACAGATCGGTCATCGGTTTCAGATGAAGCTGTATTACTTGGCATTAAGGTAGTTCTTGTTGAGAATGATGAGAGAAGAGTTTTTGAAGAGCTAGCTGAGTATCTTACTTGCTATGACGATATATCAATCGATAATAATAGGCGCTATTATGAACGAAAATATAAGTCTTGTAGAGCGATCTATGAAAAGATTCTTTTTGTTGAATGA
- a CDS encoding glycosyltransferase family 1 protein: protein MGERKNLLIAGDDLKFIRPLFPYLENKFKIRIDRWNGPEGHDRDRSLSLLEWADIIHCEWLLGNTVWYSWNKLPQQKLTTRLHFFELGREYGRLLKHDAVDSYITVSRPMLERAISEFSLPRNKVKSIPNGIVKPDNLTVDHGHERMKSLAMVGAIPARKGLHRNLRILHELKKYDASFTLAIYGPTPSQVDWVWTDDYQREYFENCATQIEKTGLKSSVSWRGWCEMTEEYPKIGFVLSMSDEESFHVALVEGAFNGAAPLTLPWEGAHWTHPDFVIKPGTDEIVKTILKLQDKEEHRKHVEAACSAYQHYEAPFVANKLIDLWLQ, encoded by the coding sequence ATGGGTGAACGAAAAAATCTTTTAATCGCAGGTGATGACTTAAAATTTATTCGTCCTCTTTTTCCCTATTTAGAAAACAAATTTAAGATCAGGATTGACCGTTGGAATGGGCCAGAAGGGCATGATCGTGATCGTTCACTCTCGTTGTTGGAGTGGGCAGATATTATTCATTGTGAATGGCTTCTAGGCAACACGGTTTGGTATTCTTGGAATAAACTTCCACAGCAAAAACTTACTACTAGACTTCATTTTTTTGAGTTGGGTCGCGAGTATGGTCGTTTGTTGAAACATGATGCTGTGGATAGCTATATTACGGTTTCTCGTCCAATGCTGGAACGTGCTATTAGCGAATTTTCTCTTCCAAGGAATAAAGTTAAATCGATTCCAAATGGAATAGTTAAACCGGATAATTTAACGGTTGATCACGGGCATGAACGCATGAAAAGTCTGGCAATGGTTGGAGCAATTCCGGCACGAAAAGGTTTACATAGGAACCTTAGAATACTGCACGAGTTAAAGAAATACGACGCTAGTTTTACACTCGCGATTTATGGTCCCACCCCTAGCCAAGTAGATTGGGTATGGACGGATGACTATCAACGAGAGTATTTTGAAAATTGTGCGACCCAGATTGAAAAAACCGGTCTTAAAAGCTCAGTTAGTTGGCGTGGCTGGTGTGAGATGACAGAGGAGTATCCGAAAATTGGTTTTGTTCTCTCTATGTCTGATGAAGAGAGTTTTCATGTCGCCCTCGTCGAAGGAGCTTTTAATGGTGCTGCTCCTTTAACTTTACCTTGGGAGGGCGCTCATTGGACACATCCAGATTTTGTTATTAAGCCGGGTACGGATGAAATTGTTAAGACTATTCTGAAACTTCAGGATAAAGAGGAGCATCGGAAGCATGTAGAAGCCGCTTGTAGTGCCTATCAGCACTATGAAGCACCTTTCGTCGCGAATAAACTTATCGACTTGTGGCTGCAATAG